The Thermotoga caldifontis AZM44c09 genomic interval CGAGCTCAAAGAGGAGGAAACGAAGGAGATAAACAGAATTCTGAGAGAACTGACCGGCCTCGTGAGGCAGAACCTGAAACGCATAGAAGAAGGTCTCAACTTCGTCGCGACGATAGATTCCATTCATGCGAGAGCCTCGTTCGCGGTTGATTACGGAGCCATCGTGGTCTATCCGTCCTCACGAAGGATAGTGCATCTGGTTCAGGCAAGACATCCGTTGCTCGACCGTTCGAGGGTGGTACCCATAGACCTTTCGCTCCCAGTAAACAAATCCGGTCTCATCTTGACGGGTCCCAACACCGGTGGTAAAACGGTTTCACTGAAAACTGTGGGTTTGTTCTGCTGCATGATGAAAGCTGCCATACCTCTACCTTGCGCGCACGGTACGGAGATATTTGGATTCGACAGCGTGTTCGTCGACGTTGGAGACGAGCAGAGCATCGAGCAGAACCTCAGCACCTTTTCATCACACCTGCGAAACATAATACTCGCACTCCAAAGTGCGGATGAAAGCAGTTTGGTCCTGATCGACGAACTCGGTGCCGGCACCGATCCGGTTGAAGGTGCGGCACTGGGCCTCGCCATCATAGAACGTTTGAAACAGATCGGTTGCAAGTTCATCGTGACCACGCACCTCACGCCGATCAAGCTCCGCGCCGTGAACGACGAGAGCCTGGTCAGTGCTTCCCTCGAGTTCGATCCTGAAACGTTGAAACCGACTTATCGCATACTCATGGGCGTTGTCGGTGGTTCTCACGCGCTCGAAATAGCGCAAAAACTTGGCCTGGATGGATCTGTTCTACAGATGGCCAGAGATTACCTCGGCAAAGACTACGTCGAGGTAGCCAAGGTCGTGGAAGAGTATCAAAAACAGCTCGTGCTCACCAAGAAGAGGATAGAGGATCTCGAGAAAGAAAGGCTCCAACTGGAAAGGATGAAGCAAGAGTACGAGCAGAAATATCAAGAGCTCAGGCAGAAGAAGATAGAAGAACTCGACAGAGAATTGAAACAGCTGTACGACTACATAAAACAGGCGAAGAAGCAGGTCGACGAAACCATAAGGTCCATAAAGAGCAAGGAGGATCTGGCGAGCTTGAGGAGCGCTTCGAAGCACTTCGAAGACCACGCAGCGAAAGTCAGACAGATACAGTTCGAACAGGAAACGGTTTCAGATTCTCAGATAGACGTTGGAGACACCGTGAGACTGAGAAACGGTGAAGCTGTTGGAAAAGTCGTTGAAAAGAGGGGAGATAGGTACATCGTCGATTTCAATGGTCTGAGGCTCGAGGCGCGCAAGAGGAATTTGGTCAAGGTGGAACAAGTTTCGCAGCAGGAAGAAGTGAGTCCCTCCATCAGTTTCGAGCTGAAAAAACCAGAGATAGATGTGCGGGGCCTAACGGTCGAAGAGGCAGAGCCGCTGGTGGAGAGGTTCATAGACGATCTGTGTCTTTCGGATTTCAAGGTCGGTTACATCATACACGGCAAGGGCACCGGGAGGCTCGCTGTGGGGATCTGGCAGATATTGAGGAGAGATCCCAGGGTGAAGCGCTACAGGTTCGGCACACCGAACGAGGGTGGAACGGGTGTGACGGTGGTCGAGGTATGAAGAGCGTTTTCGCGCTGGACATCGGAACGAGGAAAGTGGCAGGTCTCATAGGAACGTTTGAAGATGAGGTTCTGACCGTTGTCGATTACGAGACGATGGAGCATCCCGTGAGAAGCATGGTGGACGGTCAGATACACGACATCAAGAGTGTCGCGAGGATAATCGAAAAGGTGAAGAAGAACCTCGAGGATCGAAACGATACGGTGCTTGAAGAAGTTGCGGTCGCAGTTGCTGGAAGGTTTCTGAAAACGCAGATTGTGGAAGCCACCATGAAGGTACCAAACCGTCCGATCGACGAGAGGATCCTCAAAGAACTCGAAGCGCGCGCACTGGAAAATGTGAACTTCGCGAGCGATTCGACCACCAAGCTTTACTGCGCAGGTTATTCAGTTCTGGAATACAAGCTGGATGGCTTCTGGATCAAGAATCCTCTCGGACACAGAGGAGAAGAACTCTACACGAAGCTGATCGTTGCGATGTTGCCCAACCAGGTCATAGACGCGATGATCAACGCCTTGCACCTTGCAGGGTTACGGTGTTCTTTCCTAACGCTTGAGCCCATGGCGGCGCTCGAAATAGCGCTGCCCGACGAGCTGAGGTTTCTGAACGTGGCCCTGGTGGACATCGGTGCCGGAACCAGTGACATCGCGATTGCCAAGGCTGGCAGCGTGCTCGGTTACGACATGGTCCCGCTCGCAGGCGATGAGGTGACCGAGGCGATAGCCAGGCACTACCTGCTCGATTTCAAGACAGCAGAAACGCTCAAAAGGAACATCGAATCGTTGCAGGTCATGGAGGTCAGGAACATCACAGGTGAGACCATCCTCGTGGAGAGATCGGAATTCGAAAGAGTCATAGAACCGACCGTCACAGAGATCGCAGAAAGCATAGCCGAGCGCATCGAAGCTCTGAACCTGGGCAATCCGAGTGCGGTTTTACTCGTCGGAGGAGGGGCCAAACTTTCGTCGCTGAGGACGAAACTCGCTGAACGGCTTAAACTACCAAAAGAACGGGTGGCCCTCAAGTCGGTTGAGGAACTGGAAACGGTCAGGTCCATCAAGGAAGGTTTTGTCGGCAGCGAGTACGTGACGCTCGCCGGTATCGCGTACATGAAGGCGAAAGAACTCGGTTCTGTCTACGACGTGGTCCGGCTCAACGGCGAAGACGTGAGGGTTCTGAGGTTGAACAAAAATCCGACCGTTCTGCAGTTGCTCACGCAGGCAGGTTACAGCTTGAAGGAACTCATAGGCGTGGTCCAGCCACCCATCCAGTACAGAGTCAACGGTGAGCAAAAGACGATTCACGGTTTTGTGAAGAAGAAGTTCCGTGTGAAGCTCAACGGCAGAGAATGCACTCTGCA includes:
- a CDS encoding endonuclease MutS2; protein product: MEVHTLERLDYDKFLSLLSSYAVTQLGKKLVRALKPKKDPTHELKFVEEAIELIKSSHNLLPSNVQSADVEDVLDRLNAGSVLEPQQLLRLADAIAVTKVLKERLERLPDRFTMKELARSVEPATDLVAKIHGCIDPNGLIKDEASEKLKEIRQQIRSSLEEIRKRSDAFIKMNRTFLQDPICVLKDGRHVFPIKASHRGQVRGIVHGVSASSATCFVEPDEFVPLNNKLYELKEEETKEINRILRELTGLVRQNLKRIEEGLNFVATIDSIHARASFAVDYGAIVVYPSSRRIVHLVQARHPLLDRSRVVPIDLSLPVNKSGLILTGPNTGGKTVSLKTVGLFCCMMKAAIPLPCAHGTEIFGFDSVFVDVGDEQSIEQNLSTFSSHLRNIILALQSADESSLVLIDELGAGTDPVEGAALGLAIIERLKQIGCKFIVTTHLTPIKLRAVNDESLVSASLEFDPETLKPTYRILMGVVGGSHALEIAQKLGLDGSVLQMARDYLGKDYVEVAKVVEEYQKQLVLTKKRIEDLEKERLQLERMKQEYEQKYQELRQKKIEELDRELKQLYDYIKQAKKQVDETIRSIKSKEDLASLRSASKHFEDHAAKVRQIQFEQETVSDSQIDVGDTVRLRNGEAVGKVVEKRGDRYIVDFNGLRLEARKRNLVKVEQVSQQEEVSPSISFELKKPEIDVRGLTVEEAEPLVERFIDDLCLSDFKVGYIIHGKGTGRLAVGIWQILRRDPRVKRYRFGTPNEGGTGVTVVEV
- a CDS encoding cell division protein FtsA, which codes for MKSVFALDIGTRKVAGLIGTFEDEVLTVVDYETMEHPVRSMVDGQIHDIKSVARIIEKVKKNLEDRNDTVLEEVAVAVAGRFLKTQIVEATMKVPNRPIDERILKELEARALENVNFASDSTTKLYCAGYSVLEYKLDGFWIKNPLGHRGEELYTKLIVAMLPNQVIDAMINALHLAGLRCSFLTLEPMAALEIALPDELRFLNVALVDIGAGTSDIAIAKAGSVLGYDMVPLAGDEVTEAIARHYLLDFKTAETLKRNIESLQVMEVRNITGETILVERSEFERVIEPTVTEIAESIAERIEALNLGNPSAVLLVGGGAKLSSLRTKLAERLKLPKERVALKSVEELETVRSIKEGFVGSEYVTLAGIAYMKAKELGSVYDVVRLNGEDVRVLRLNKNPTVLQLLTQAGYSLKELIGVVQPPIQYRVNGEQKTIHGFVKKKFRVKLNGRECTLHETLKTGDEVVVEPVEMDSVEPPKLKDLIKPIRIFFNESEVFQTLPEVRVNGETVEDLERVVRDGDDILIVWPEKEEIERLLQERLGSVSCTIDGETKRVDRYRLTLQKIEEGESGILYHFEGRETRIKDLLPEPGSVTVKFNGREVKIFQKNHIVLVDGEYVSSDRPLWDGMTLQLPKFEPIVADVLASVEIDLKNLKDYTLTLNGKPASFLDRIKDGDELNFVARSKGLDESETPSEPPVQ